Sequence from the Amycolatopsis sp. NBC_00345 genome:
AGCTGGACGATGGGCGACGGCTCCGGCGGCACGGTCACCGGCAGCCCCGGCGACCTGCTGGCCTGGGTCTCGGGCCGGGCCGACGGCTCCGCGCTGAGCGGGCCGGTGCCGGACCTGGGTTCGCTGATCTGAGACGTCCGTTTCAGCCCGCCTGCCGGGGCGCGGCCAGCTCGTCGTCGTCGCCGACGATGCCGAGCTGCTGCAGCACGGCGAAGCGGTCGGTCATGACGTCGACCTCGGTGATCAGGCCGCCGGACAGGCGCAGCTTCAGGAAACCGCGCCAGGTCGCGCTGCGGCCGGTCGCGGAGCCGCGGCGGTAGTAGCCCGTGCTGGTGGCCGAAAGCGTGACCGTGGCGGCGACCAGGTCGGCCTCGGCGATCATCGAGTCCACCGTCACGCGGAGGTCGGGGAAGGCTGTCAGCAGCTGCTCCCAGCCGGCGCGGAACGCGGCCAGCCCGCCGGTCGGCGCGTCGACCACCACCGGGCCGGTCTCCGTGACGTGCTCGGCCACCACTGACGCCAGGCGCCGGCTCTCATCGACGAGCACGGCATCGCCGCGTTGTCCATGCGCAAGCTCGGCGCCGAATTGGACGTCGAGGCGATGACGCTCTACCACTACGTGCCGAACAAGGACGCCCTGCTCGAAGCCCTCGTCGACCGGCTCATCTCGGCGCTCGCCGGCATCCGGCCCGAGCCGGGGGAGCGCTGGGACGGCTGGCTCGGCCGCGTCGCGCGCGCCTACCGCGAGCAGTTGCTCGCCCACCCGGGCGTGCTGCCGCTCGCCGCGACCCGGCCGGTGACCAGCGTCGAGTCGCTGGAGCTGGCCGAGACGGCGTTGGGCGTGCTCGGGCTGCCGCCGGCCCGCGGGCTCGACGTGGTCAGCACGGTGATGACCTTCGTGCTCGGCCACACCCTCGCCGAGGCCGGTCGCGCACCCGGCGTCGAGTCTGATGTGGACAGTCTGGCGAACCTGGACGCCGGTCGGTTTCCCCTGCTCGCACGAGCCTTGAGCGACGGCGCGCGGCACGCGGAGCGGTTCGAGTTCGCCCTCGCCGCACTGCTGGCCGGACTCGTCGAGAGCACCCGGACCGGCACTGAGCGCAACCGGCGCCGTCCGCGTAACGTCTCTACAACATGACTGCAGTCGGGAGAAGGACGTTCCTGCGTGCCGCCGGTCTGACGGCGGTCGGCGCGGTGGCCGCGGCGTGCTCGCCGGGCAACGGCAGCCCGCCGGCCGGTTCGAGCAGCAGCGCCATGCCGTCGTCACCGCCGCCGACCAGCACCAGACCGTCCGGGCCGCCGGACTGGAACGCGCTGCGGGGCAAGCTCAGCGGTGACCTCCTGCTCTCCGGCGACGGCAAGTTCGCCAGCGCCAAGCGCGGCTTCAACCCCCTGTTCGACGGTCACAACCCGGCCGCCGTCGCGAAGATCGGCAAGCCCGAGGACGTGCAGGCGTGTCTCGGCGCGGCCGCGGGACGGCTCCCGATCGCCGCGCGCAGCGGCGGCCACAGCTACGCGGGCTACTCGGTGCCGGACGCCGGGCTGGTCCTCGACGTCAGCGCGCTGTCTCAAGTGGACGTTCAGGGCGAGCAGGTCACGATCGGCGCGGGCGCCCGGCTCACGGACGTCTACGCAGCGCTGGCCAAGGCCGGACGGTGCCTGCCCGCGGGCTCCTGCCCGACGGTCGGCATCGCCGGGCTCACCCTCGGCGGCGGCATCGGCGTGCTGACCCGCAAGTACGGCCTGACCTGCGACCACCTCACCTCCGCGCAGGTGGTGACCGCGGACGGCAAACTGCGCACG
This genomic interval carries:
- a CDS encoding ester cyclase, with amino-acid sequence MLVDESRRLASVVAEHVTETGPVVVDAPTGGLAAFRAGWEQLLTAFPDLRVTVDSMIAEADLVAATVTLSATSTGYYRRGSATGRSATWRGFLKLRLSGGLITEVDVMTDRFAVLQQLGIVGDDDELAAPRQAG
- a CDS encoding TetR/AcrR family transcriptional regulator C-terminal domain-containing protein is translated as MRKLGAELDVEAMTLYHYVPNKDALLEALVDRLISALAGIRPEPGERWDGWLGRVARAYREQLLAHPGVLPLAATRPVTSVESLELAETALGVLGLPPARGLDVVSTVMTFVLGHTLAEAGRAPGVESDVDSLANLDAGRFPLLARALSDGARHAERFEFALAALLAGLVESTRTGTERNRRRPRNVSTT